In the genome of Vicia villosa cultivar HV-30 ecotype Madison, WI linkage group LG7, Vvil1.0, whole genome shotgun sequence, one region contains:
- the LOC131620013 gene encoding protein MAIN-LIKE 1-like, which produces MTYRASRLRHHRVAQHAYVQRERIQTTQPIPVSGQAVPDAPHTSSSSGVTDASPTTSPPGPPADALLHRHHLRRERPLERDTLKVISHGRTISTLIPPVKPWFEELLLLSGLKDLAKCGYSMVNKGMINAFFERWHHETSSFHIPHGEMTITLDDVTCLLHLQIRGRFLDHESIGKEEVLDLLVEMLGVTFESALGEINKTRGSHVSYNYLDQMFEDEIQHAREADGDVEQVTIHRRFAMRANLLYLVGTQIFVNTSATYTDIMYLWFFADFETIHQWNWGASCLVYLHTKLDEGIKWNTKQITDNMSLMTI; this is translated from the exons ATGACTTACAGAGCATCTCGATTGAGACACCATAGGGTTGCACAACATGCTTATGTGCAAAGAGAAAGGATTCAGACAACCCAACCTATTCCTGTATCTGGACAGGCTGTACCAGATGCACCACATACATCTTCATCTTCTGGTGTTACTGATGCTAGTCCTACTACTTCTCCACCCGGTCCTCCCGCAGACGCGCTTCTCCACCGACATCATTTGAGGCGGGAGAGACCTCTG GAACGTGATACGCTCAAGGTCATTAGCCATGGGCGAACGATTAGTACACTGATACCACCTGTTAAGCCATGGTTTGAGGAACTTTTACTGCTTTCAGGGTTGAAAGATTTGGCAAAGTGTGGATACAGTATGGTCAACAAAGGTATGATTAACGCTTTCTTTGAGAGGTGGCACCATGAGACGTCGTCGTTTCACATACCACATGGTGAGATGACGATCACACTCGACGACGTCACGTGTCTGCTGCATCTTCAGATCAGAGGGAGATTTTTGGATCATGAGAGTATTGGTAAAGAGGAGGTGTTGGATCTGTTGGTTGAGATGTTAGGAGTTACCTTTGAGAGTGCATTGGGAGAGATTAATAAAACCCGAGGTAGTCACGTCAGTTATAATTATTTGGATCAGATGTTCGAGGATGAGATACAGCATGCACGAGAGGCTGATGGTGATGTCGAGCAGGTTACAATTCATAGGAGGTTTGCTATGAGAGCAAACCTTTTGTATCTTGTTGGTACACAGATTTTTGTGAACACTAGTGCCACTTACACTGATATCATGTACCTTTGGTTTTTTGCTGATTTTGAGACGAtccaccagtggaactggggggcttCTTGCCTGGTATACTTGCACACGAAGTTAGATGAAGGGATTAAGTGGAACACAAAGCAGATAACCGACAACATGTCACTCATGACGATAtaa
- the LOC131618325 gene encoding brassinosteroid-responsive RING protein 1-like: MGFPVGYAEVFFPNLLLHTLTLLGLLRNLVFHLFHFLGLSEFLETDVIWPHTNVETSLTHEPTKPPSVSASLIRDLLPETKYGDLAGVEEGCSCAVCLLEFSTEEEIRCLRNCRHIFHRNCVDRWIDLDQKSCPLCRRAFVPDEMMEDYNQRLWEASGVTELYSYADYTSSF, translated from the coding sequence ATGGGCTTCCCAGTAGGTTACGCCGAAGTATTCTTCCCAAACCTACTACTCCACACTCTAACCCTCCTCGGCCTCCTCCGCAACCTCGTCTTCCACCTCTTTCACTTCCTCGGCCTCTCCGAATTCCTCGAAACCGACGTTATCTGGCCCCACACCAACGTAGAAACCTCTCTCACGCATGAACCTACCAAACCCCCCTCCGTCTCAGCATCCCTAATCAGAGACCTCTTACCGGAGACAAAGTACGGCGACCTCGCCGGAGTCGAAGAAGGCTGTTCCTGCGCGGTTTGTCTGTTGGAATTCTCTACGGAAGAAGAGATCCGGTGTTTGAGAAACTGTAGACATATATTTCATAGAAACTGCGTGGACCGTTGGATTGATCTCGATCAGAAAAGTTGTCCTCTTTGTAGAAGAGCTTTTGTGCCTGATGAGATGATGGAGGATTATAATCAACGGCTTTGGGAGGCTTCTGGTGTTACTGAGTTGTATAGTTATGCAGACTACACTTcttctttttaa